From the genome of Sporosarcina sp. 6E9, one region includes:
- the fumC gene encoding class II fumarate hydratase: MDYRIEHDTFGEIQVPADKLWGAQTQRSKQNFKIGGEKMPVGVIRAFAHLKKAAAIASHANGAISDAKLNAISTAADEIIAGKLDDNFPLVVWQTGSGTQSNMNVNEVIAYRGNQLLKAWDEEERLHPNDDVNKSQSSNDTFPTALHVAGVIAVQEQLLPALAKLKETFAKKSEEFSDIIKIGRTHLQDATPLTLGQEISGWHRMLEKTEKMIAASVESMKELAIGGTAVGTGLNAPAGFGDRVAEEISSAVGIEFTSAKNKFHSLTSYDEVVYVHGAVKALAADIMKIANDVRWLASGPRSGIGEITIPENEPGSSIMPGKVNPTQSEAITMVVAQVMGNDATIGFAASQGNFELNVFKPVIIYNFLQSVTLLADAMISFNDNCAVGIEPNREVIEHHVNNSLMLVTALNPYIGYENAAKIAKTAHANGTTLKEAALATGLLTEEQFDEYVDPSKMTSNS, from the coding sequence ATGGATTATCGTATTGAACATGATACATTTGGTGAAATTCAAGTTCCAGCGGACAAACTATGGGGTGCGCAAACACAGCGCAGTAAACAAAACTTTAAAATTGGCGGCGAGAAAATGCCAGTTGGCGTGATTCGCGCTTTTGCACATCTGAAAAAAGCAGCAGCGATTGCTAGCCATGCAAATGGTGCCATTTCCGATGCTAAATTGAATGCGATTTCAACGGCTGCAGACGAGATCATTGCAGGAAAACTAGACGACAACTTCCCGCTCGTTGTATGGCAAACGGGATCCGGTACGCAGTCGAACATGAACGTCAACGAAGTCATCGCATACCGCGGTAACCAATTACTCAAAGCGTGGGATGAAGAAGAGCGTCTGCATCCAAATGACGATGTAAATAAATCTCAAAGTTCGAATGATACATTCCCGACAGCGCTTCACGTTGCCGGCGTAATCGCAGTACAAGAGCAACTACTTCCTGCGCTAGCAAAACTAAAAGAAACCTTCGCAAAAAAATCTGAGGAATTCTCGGATATTATTAAAATCGGCCGTACGCACTTACAAGACGCAACGCCGTTAACGCTTGGTCAAGAAATTAGCGGATGGCACCGCATGCTCGAAAAAACGGAGAAAATGATCGCTGCTAGCGTCGAATCAATGAAAGAACTAGCAATCGGCGGAACTGCAGTTGGTACTGGATTGAACGCACCTGCCGGATTTGGTGACCGTGTTGCTGAAGAAATCAGCAGTGCAGTCGGCATCGAATTCACATCTGCGAAAAACAAATTCCACTCATTGACAAGCTATGATGAAGTCGTCTATGTTCACGGTGCGGTTAAAGCACTCGCGGCAGACATTATGAAAATTGCAAACGACGTACGTTGGTTAGCAAGCGGTCCGCGTTCAGGTATTGGTGAAATTACAATTCCAGAAAACGAACCAGGCAGCTCCATCATGCCAGGAAAAGTAAACCCGACTCAAAGTGAAGCCATCACAATGGTTGTTGCGCAAGTAATGGGGAACGACGCAACAATCGGATTTGCAGCGAGCCAAGGAAATTTTGAACTAAACGTATTCAAACCGGTTATCATTTACAACTTCTTGCAGTCCGTAACACTACTAGCGGATGCAATGATTAGCTTCAATGACAACTGTGCGGTAGGAATTGAACCGAACCGTGAAGTTATCGAACATCACGTGAATAACTCATTGATGCTCGTCACTGCGCTAAATCCATACATTGGATATGAAAACGCAGCAAAAATCGCGAAAACTGCACATGCAAACGGCACAACACTAAAAGAAGCTGCGCTTGCTACAGGTTTGTTAACAGAAGAGCAATTCGACGAATACGTTGATCCATCGAAAATGACGAGTAATTCGTAA
- a CDS encoding ABC transporter ATP-binding protein — protein MITIKGLNHSFKIGKKGKEKHIPVLRDVNFNVNDGEIVSIVGKSGSGKSTLLHILAGFMTPESGEIKVNGIETSTFNEMDNAEFRLSNYGFIFQNFQLMPGLNAFENVELPLKLQGIEQAVRKEKVTTLMKYVGLTEVQDHYPNELSGGQQQRVSIARALITDPPIILADEPTGSLDSETEQDILLLIQSLNKNRGITFVIITHDDEVAQTANRVYTMRDGILTEGVVQHAI, from the coding sequence ATGATTACTATCAAAGGATTAAATCATTCATTCAAAATCGGTAAAAAAGGAAAAGAGAAACATATTCCAGTATTAAGAGATGTGAATTTCAATGTCAACGATGGAGAAATTGTTTCAATCGTCGGGAAAAGTGGTTCGGGGAAATCGACGCTCTTACATATACTTGCGGGATTCATGACGCCAGAAAGCGGAGAAATTAAAGTAAATGGCATTGAAACATCTACTTTTAATGAAATGGACAACGCAGAATTTAGACTAAGCAATTATGGGTTTATCTTTCAAAACTTTCAACTCATGCCTGGGTTGAATGCATTTGAAAATGTGGAGTTGCCGCTAAAGCTTCAAGGAATTGAACAGGCGGTACGTAAAGAAAAAGTGACAACCTTAATGAAATACGTAGGCCTAACCGAAGTTCAAGACCATTATCCAAACGAATTATCAGGCGGGCAGCAACAACGTGTTAGTATCGCACGCGCACTTATTACAGATCCACCCATCATTTTAGCCGACGAGCCAACTGGAAGCCTTGACTCTGAAACGGAGCAAGATATTCTATTACTCATTCAATCACTGAATAAAAACCGAGGCATCACATTTGTCATCATCACACATGATGATGAAGTTGCGCAAACAGCCAATCGGGTATACACCATGCGCGACGGTATATTAACGGAAGGAGTCGTTCAACATGCAATTTAA
- a CDS encoding flotillin family protein has protein sequence MPGIWIVIGVVAFILLAVILVYISKYKTVGPDEALIVTGSYLGTKNVHKDDSGNRVKIIRGGGTFVFPIFQQAKPLSLLSSKLEVTTPEVYTEQGVPVMADGTAIIKIGGSITEIATAAEQFLGKSKEDRENEAKEVLEGHLRSILGSMTVEEIYKNRDMFSQEVQRVASQDLSKMGLIIVSFTIKDVRDKNGYLDSLGKPRIAQVKRDADIATVEAQKETRIKNAEASKEAQKAELERATEIAEAEKENQLKVAEYRLEQDRAKARADQAYELQSARSKQEVMEQEMQIQIIERQKQIELEENEILRREKQYDSEVKKKADADRYAIEQNAAAAKSRQMAEADAEKYGIEARATADAEKVRLDGQARADSQRAQGESEADIIRLKGLAEAEAKRKIAEAFEQYGQAAMLDMVIEMIPEYAKQIASPLGNIDKITVVDTGGGEGGGANKVTSYATDLMSTLQETLKATSGIDVKEMLESYAGKHNLRPSIDQLTDAVQNNDTVEAEVATTEK, from the coding sequence ATGCCAGGAATTTGGATAGTAATTGGAGTAGTCGCATTTATTTTATTGGCAGTCATTCTTGTGTACATTTCAAAATACAAAACAGTTGGCCCAGACGAAGCACTAATCGTAACAGGAAGTTACCTGGGGACCAAAAATGTACATAAAGACGATTCAGGAAACCGGGTAAAAATCATCCGCGGCGGAGGTACATTTGTATTTCCGATTTTCCAACAAGCTAAACCGCTTAGTCTCTTATCGAGTAAGCTTGAAGTAACAACGCCTGAAGTATATACAGAACAAGGCGTTCCCGTAATGGCGGATGGAACAGCGATTATTAAAATTGGTGGTTCAATTACTGAAATTGCTACAGCAGCAGAACAGTTTTTGGGGAAATCAAAAGAAGATCGTGAAAATGAAGCGAAAGAAGTACTAGAAGGACACTTGAGATCCATTTTAGGATCAATGACCGTTGAAGAAATTTATAAAAATCGTGATATGTTCTCCCAAGAAGTACAACGGGTCGCATCACAGGATTTATCGAAAATGGGACTTATCATTGTTTCATTTACAATAAAAGACGTTCGCGATAAAAACGGCTATCTTGATTCACTAGGAAAACCGCGTATCGCACAAGTAAAACGGGATGCAGATATCGCAACAGTTGAAGCACAAAAAGAGACACGCATTAAAAACGCGGAAGCATCAAAAGAAGCACAGAAAGCCGAGCTTGAACGTGCAACTGAAATTGCAGAAGCAGAAAAAGAAAATCAATTGAAGGTTGCAGAATATCGCCTCGAGCAAGACCGCGCCAAAGCACGTGCGGACCAAGCGTACGAATTGCAATCCGCTCGTTCCAAACAAGAAGTTATGGAGCAAGAGATGCAAATTCAAATCATCGAGCGTCAAAAGCAAATCGAACTAGAAGAAAATGAAATCCTACGTCGTGAGAAACAGTATGACTCCGAAGTTAAGAAAAAAGCGGACGCGGATCGTTATGCAATCGAACAAAATGCAGCCGCTGCAAAATCTAGACAAATGGCCGAAGCAGATGCCGAGAAATACGGAATTGAAGCTAGAGCAACAGCTGACGCAGAAAAAGTTCGTCTCGATGGTCAGGCAAGAGCTGATTCACAACGTGCACAAGGTGAATCTGAAGCAGACATTATCCGTCTGAAAGGTCTTGCTGAAGCCGAAGCGAAACGTAAAATCGCGGAAGCGTTCGAACAATACGGTCAAGCAGCAATGCTCGATATGGTCATAGAAATGATTCCTGAGTACGCGAAGCAAATTGCTAGCCCACTTGGAAACATCGACAAAATTACAGTCGTTGATACCGGTGGCGGTGAAGGTGGCGGTGCGAATAAAGTCACATCATACGCAACCGATCTAATGTCGACGCTACAAGAAACATTAAAAGCCACTTCAGGTATTGACGTAAAAGAAATGCTTGAAAGCTACGCTGGCAAACACAATCTTCGCCCGAGCATCGATCAACTAACAGATGCAGTGCAAAACAACGACACGGTTGAAGCAGAAGTTGCAACGACAGAAAAATAA
- a CDS encoding FtsX-like permease family protein: MQFKDQIDFVRQHISKNRLRVFMTVLAATMGTAFLIVLASVGFGIHDTITKEVLSHGKVTEIQVYASEMSQEIADEFKKIEHVNAVVNRQELSVQTETSYKNMKGNNGVIATDFTEEGKVGFKLTEGRLPENPNEVVVGNHFGQFLLTEEEANGEVEIEEGEDGFKGYEGNLIGEQFTVRLGDFNGNLFEEDELKLTIVGVATPPARDWFTDQNIYTNASLIPTIEQIYTDNAEVELDNHPDAMHLFYNNVMVYADNLENVKAITKTLKDQGHSVYSVTEELDQLDVFFFALKAGLIFVGTIAILISSIGIFNTMTMAVTERTREIGVMKAIGANPKLIQRLFLMESAWIGILGTFLAIVISYGVSIVANFVLPIIVTAALGEEDFGDMQVIFSIIPWQLVVIASTISIGVAMISGWRPARKATKIDVINALRTEL, encoded by the coding sequence ATGCAATTTAAAGATCAAATCGATTTCGTTCGACAACATATCTCGAAAAACAGATTACGTGTGTTTATGACGGTTCTGGCCGCAACGATGGGTACAGCATTTCTCATCGTGCTCGCATCGGTCGGCTTTGGAATTCACGACACAATCACCAAAGAGGTCTTATCGCATGGGAAAGTAACCGAAATTCAAGTGTATGCCAGTGAAATGTCACAGGAAATAGCCGATGAGTTTAAAAAAATCGAACACGTGAATGCGGTTGTGAATCGACAAGAATTAAGTGTGCAAACAGAAACCAGTTATAAAAATATGAAAGGCAATAATGGCGTTATAGCGACCGACTTTACTGAAGAGGGAAAAGTAGGTTTTAAACTAACTGAAGGAAGATTGCCGGAAAACCCGAACGAAGTTGTTGTCGGCAACCACTTTGGTCAATTCCTCCTCACAGAAGAAGAGGCAAATGGCGAAGTTGAGATCGAGGAAGGGGAAGATGGTTTCAAAGGCTACGAAGGAAATTTAATCGGTGAACAATTTACAGTCCGATTAGGCGATTTCAATGGTAATTTGTTCGAGGAGGACGAATTGAAATTAACAATCGTCGGTGTCGCGACACCGCCTGCTAGAGATTGGTTTACAGATCAAAACATCTATACAAATGCATCGCTTATCCCAACAATCGAACAAATCTATACCGATAACGCGGAAGTAGAGCTAGACAATCATCCAGATGCCATGCATCTATTTTATAATAACGTAATGGTCTACGCCGATAATTTGGAAAACGTAAAAGCAATTACAAAAACGCTAAAAGACCAAGGACATAGTGTGTATTCCGTCACAGAAGAGTTAGATCAACTCGATGTATTCTTTTTTGCTTTAAAAGCAGGGCTTATATTCGTAGGAACCATTGCAATTTTAATTTCATCCATCGGGATATTCAATACAATGACGATGGCAGTGACGGAACGAACGCGTGAAATTGGCGTAATGAAAGCGATTGGGGCCAATCCAAAATTGATCCAGCGACTATTCTTGATGGAAAGCGCATGGATTGGGATATTAGGAACATTCCTTGCCATCGTGATTTCATACGGTGTCAGCATTGTCGCAAACTTTGTGCTACCGATTATCGTAACGGCAGCATTGGGAGAAGAGGACTTCGGAGACATGCAAGTCATATTTTCAATTATCCCATGGCAACTTGTCGTAATCGCTTCTACCATCAGTATTGGTGTTGCAATGATTTCTGGGTGGCGTCCAGCAAGAAAGGCGACAAAGATCGATGTAATAAATGCATTAAGAACGGAATTATAA
- a CDS encoding HD-GYP domain-containing protein, whose product MSENKSYNTINGYPTLRLGYAEVILLGRWNGLSNALYSLQKDNILWVQYNKNTALPIVETYTLLNGSVEVRYDGKSRLLKVGETIDASLYENTLFLYGNTDAELLIKTSYEEFEPEFFETQLLQEEADAIDALDGYTYNHCNRIKDYSLEVWTHLGLPKENIRILRWGAYFHDIGKRAIPIEVLNKPGELTACEWEIMKTHTIEGAKIMREHKVEWLKDAAIIVEQHHERYDGSGYPYGLKADEITLEASIVAVVDAFDAMTTNRVYKKALPIKDAIQELVNEKGKQFNPKIVDAFIEVLKRKNYKWE is encoded by the coding sequence TTGTCAGAAAACAAGTCATATAACACCATAAACGGATACCCAACCCTACGTCTCGGATATGCAGAAGTAATCTTACTTGGAAGATGGAATGGTTTATCCAATGCGCTTTATTCGTTGCAAAAAGACAATATCCTATGGGTCCAATACAATAAAAATACTGCTCTACCTATTGTTGAAACATATACCTTGTTAAACGGTAGCGTCGAAGTTCGATATGACGGCAAGAGTCGTCTTTTGAAAGTCGGCGAAACAATTGACGCTTCTCTTTATGAAAACACACTATTCTTATACGGCAATACGGATGCCGAGTTATTAATTAAAACCTCATATGAAGAATTTGAACCGGAATTTTTTGAAACTCAATTACTTCAAGAAGAAGCAGACGCAATAGATGCGCTTGATGGATATACGTATAATCACTGTAATCGCATTAAAGATTATTCACTTGAAGTATGGACACACCTGGGGTTACCAAAAGAAAACATTCGCATCCTTAGATGGGGTGCCTACTTTCACGATATAGGAAAGCGTGCAATTCCGATAGAAGTGTTGAATAAACCTGGTGAATTAACAGCTTGCGAGTGGGAAATAATGAAAACACATACAATTGAAGGCGCAAAAATTATGCGTGAACATAAAGTCGAATGGTTAAAAGATGCAGCCATCATCGTTGAGCAACACCATGAACGATATGATGGAAGTGGGTATCCATATGGACTAAAAGCCGATGAAATAACCCTTGAAGCATCCATCGTTGCCGTTGTCGATGCTTTTGACGCTATGACAACAAATCGTGTTTACAAAAAAGCACTACCTATTAAAGATGCAATCCAAGAGCTCGTTAACGAAAAAGGGAAACAATTCAACCCGAAAATCGTCGACGCGTTTATCGAGGTTTTAAAGAGAAAGAATTATAAATGGGAATGA